CCCGGGCTCGACCGTCGAGAAGTATGGATTTTACCGCGTGATTCGTATGcgcgctctttctcttccacccACTGGACAATGGGAGAAACATAAGGACGCGAGGATACGAGTGTTCCAATGTCTGGCGAtagaatatttaacaaattcgaATTCGCGAATTTTCGCGATGCGATAACAAATCACATTCTCTTTACCAAGTGATGAGTAAAATATCTGATATTGAGAAACGTGTTAGAGGACATTTACAATGGTGGATAACAATTGTATCATCGAGGGAAACGTCAAGTTTCGCGATGGGAAGAAGGTAAGTTAGTTATGTCTGCGTGCGTATGTttgtgatttttaatttttctttttgaatactTTCATACGTTcgtcttattaaaaaatgtaacaatTGGCAATTCCGAAATACGATAATGTTTGTTGGTTTagaatctttctttatttcttaaatatctgCACGTTGACAGTAGCGGCAACGCGGCGCCGGTTTCTTTGAacacaaaagaaacaaagaaatatccCATTCCTTTAACAAGGCCTTTTGCGTATCGTACTTATTCAACACCTACCTGAAAGCTACTTAAGCACGTAATATCTACTATATCGAGCAAATTATGTAATACATGAAATAcacaatcgatatatatatatatatgtatctattctGAGAAAAATGTCCATCtgaatatagatatttttatgttttatatctGATCAAGTAATATCATAAATgcgaaattagaaaaattcatattaacaataagggtcatttgattttttaactGGTCAGAATTAAAATGGATGTGAAATAAaagagtaaatatttatatatgtatacacacacacacacacacacacacacgcgcgcgcgatatagataaaattataaaagttatcatattttatttattttaattatatttaattaaagaatatttatactttcttaGAACTTATTTACTGGTTGATTTATGAACTGATATAggcaatataatataaatagagtATATTTAAGAGTATAAGTATAtagtgtatattatatagtgtatattatatagtatatgctATATACTAGTGTGTATAATATGAGCTATGAAAAGCTAATTCTTCCTTTGTTTGTATTGGGGTAGCAAGAGGTATTTAAGTCAAGGAGGGTAActgcttcttttatttttggtcATAGAGGATATATAAGGATCTAAACAGTTGCAGACTTACACACATCACATAAATCTGAACTGTCTAATGTATTACTATTTATGCATTTTGTATGTTTTGTTTATTACTGAAAGATATGagcaatatttatataaatttcatgaatcgataatattaaaatatccattaaaatgattaatgcatatatatgaattaatcaTTCTAATCAAATAAAGATCTAACAAAATATGTTTACTTGATTACAGTGGAAGTCACGATGGTGCGTAATGAGAAAATTATCACCAGTAGCAGGTAAATCCTACTTTTCATTGTTTTgcataatatttgttttgaaAGATCGTGTAAGCTTGTACATTATCTGGTATATGGGTGCATTGTACTCTAGTAAGAGATATGTAACAGGAAATGTTATGATTGCATTATAAAGTTTgatgtatttctatttttggtattttcattatatgaaCATTATCTTTTCGCTTACATAGTCATAGTACGTTCAGctgtatcttttttatcaaaagtttttcaataaatttttttaagtaatcttctttttctttttttataaataatctcttattcaataaataggattttgtttcatctttaattaaaatatgaaatattaaattaatttgattaaaaaattgaatcatcaaatatttctctaaaattattttttattatcctagTCTTGAAAGAATACTTTCAAGCTTGTTATCACAATGAAGGATCTTTCCTTTGATATATTTTGGTGACAGCTGGCACATCTGTTAGAGATTAACTGcctgaagaaacaaaaaatttggaGAGCCTACTTCTAGCAATAGCTACCAATGCATGATCTTATAGCTATTAATTGGGAACACTTTAGTTTACATGGTCTTTTACTGTATTTTTTTGGTTTATTAcacatacaaattttttacaaaatcagtattattacataattaaatatatgcaagtatatatatatatatatagatatatatatatatatctttttaaaagtaatagtaatattatacaGAATATAAAAGTGTATTTTGTCTTTCAGATTGCTTGCATTTACAACTTTATGGAGATAGCAAAGATCGTTATAAACAAGGACAGACAAAGGCATCTTTAAGTTTACAACATTTTCTTGGAGTAGAAAGTGGTTTTACTCTTGATAAAGAATCAAACACAATTGCTATTATTTGTCAAGATGTAACTGTTGTACTTGCTTTTGATACGCGAGAACGATTAATACAGTGGCAAGTAAAGATATCAAATAACTTAGGAGAAGGTACGTTACGAGCagaaaacataaaattatttttcaaatggtCATTGTCTGATACAATGATTATTTGATCTTTACAGatcaacaatttttaatattgatatccACTGCACCGTCAAAGGCAAAACTTACAAATGGACCAgcacatttacatatacagGATCGTCGATTTTGTATTACGGTTGGTATTCCACCGAGGTTAGTTGGAATATGGGAAATCGCTCATTTACGACGTTACGGTGTCGTCGAAGGAAGATTTTGCTTTGAAGGTGGTTCAAGATGTGGCCGTGGCGAAGGTCTTCATGTTTTAATAACGGATCAAGGTGAAGATATCGTTAAAACATTACATTTGGCTGCAGAGGGAAAATTATCTACAAAGAAGAGACCGCTTGGCCGTGAATCCTCAATACAAGATAGTCCACGGCGACAATTTAGTAGATCTGAGACTAGAGCAAGCGATTTTTTTCCCTCCGCTGTATATTCTTCGACAATATCATACGAAGACCATTGTGACAGTTGCAAGAATGGCAGCTCGTCTTATTGGTCATCTGCCGAAAGTAGACAACAGACCGACGGTGAAGGTGATTACAGTTGCAGAGACACAGTTTCTGTATCGGAATTGACTGATCAACCCAGCGAATGGCGTACCTGTTCGCTTACTCGTCAAGGTACAACTGGTCTCGAGAGATGCGCCAGTTGTATCAGCAAGTTAGGAACTGTATCAAAATCCTCTACATTAATAACGGGTACCGGTACAAGTAGTATAGGTAGTCCAGCTGGTGCAGTCACCAGTCTGACGTGTCATCTTCAACCACGAGCTTTCGATCGACTCTCCTTATCATCTTATAGCAGCAGTAGTCACGACAGTGATTATTCTGGATCTCAACAAGTTGATTGTCACTGTTCTCAATCTAAAAGTTCACAGGTTCGTCGTTCGTCGCTCAGTCCAAATGTTTTACCACCAAGACCACCAAAACCGTCCCAATGCACTGCCATGAAAAAGTCCAAGAAACCGCCGATGCCATTACCGAACGAACAAATTACCACTAATGTGCACATTCAGAAAAGTAACGTGCAAAGTAACGTACGTAATAGCAATGTTGGACCTTACGAGAATTATGATGTTCCAAAGGCTATTATAGGTCATCACATGTTATTAGAACAAGCATTGCAGACGGATCAATATTATGATACTCCAAGGAAAATAAGGGAATGTTTAACGATGCCAAAAACTTATCCTAATTATGATACGCCTCAAGCTCCGCAAGCTGTTGTTTTGCAACAATGCGGTTGTCCTGCGAAACTTAACGTTCAATCGCCTAGATCATCGTCAGCCTGCCCATGCCACAATGTCATGAGCTGGGCTGGATTCGTTTTACCGTATTGCCGACGTGGAGCAGGAATTGAACCTATGGGTGTAACTGTACATCCTGTAAAATTATCGGGTGAAGGAAAAATGCCTGTCGTTAATGCCAGTGGCGATGTTTCTATTTACGCTACTGCAAAAAGACCGAATAAAGGACAAGCTGATGAAGAAAAATCTGATGAAAATTGTGAATGTGTAACAAGCAGTAAATCGactaattatgaaaatattgaatctGTTATTGATACGCAATCTGAATCTAAGCAAACCAATTATGCCAATATAGATTTCACTCAATCGTTAGAACACTACGAAAATAGTAAAGATATTCTAACAAAAAGTGGTATTTCACAAGAAGAACTAGAAAAGTTCGCTGATCAATTGAAAGATACAAAAATGAAAGCGTCGTCCAGCGAAGAAGGTTCCTTTAAAATTTGTCAGAAATGTGGTcacataaaagaaagagataatgattatttagTGATGGATCCGGATAAAGAAATACCAAAAAAACCATTCACTGGTTATCTACCGATGCAACCGGCTCACAATGCTTGTTCCAAAGAAGTATTGTCCAGAATTTACAATGGTATGAAAAGTTCAAGCAATCCAACTTTGTCAGGCTCTTTATCAACGGATGGAAGTAAAAAACGTTCCGATTCAGAATATCGTGTACCAGGATCAGCGATGTTATCTAGTCCATATCTTCGACGTCGTCTTTTAGATGGTAGCAATAGCGTGGAATCAACTGGAACTATTGGTATTTTGTTAAGAAAACGATCTTATTCGGCCGAATCGGCTCATTATTTAGACGACGAAACTCATACATTCCCGTCCACTCTCACCATACATAAATGCTCTAGTGAAGCCGATAAAGCTTCCCTGATAAGCAATGAGCCACATACATCTTGCATGAACtcagaaatgaaaataagtcAAGAGAACGGACAGATATCGGCCGCTTCATCTCAACCGTCGTTCATAAAAATTCGTCGTTCATCATCCGTACCATCGAAAACTGGTCACAACAGGGATTCCTCCAGCAGCAATGACTCGGGAGTATCCACTGGTTCTCTCAGTCATAGAACGACTGAATTTGTTGAATTCGAAACATCGTCTGTAACATtgacaaagaaacaaaacgcTTTGTCGATATGCCGAAAAAGTCCACCGTCTACATGCTATCACAATAGTTTACCGAGAAAATCGAAATCTAGCGATCCCTTACGGGAATTATCATTCCAATTTCAAAAGACTAAGATACCCACAAAATCATCCTCTGCGGAAGCCGATATACCTACGTGTTTGCCGAAAAGTACAAAAGGGTTTAATAGCCCTGGTGAAATATCGAGTAATGCACCTTACATTGATTCCAGAAGTACAAGCAGTGGTACCTCCGATATGTCTGATTATATCGAGACACTTTCCTTATCTTCTCATTCGTCATCTGATACACCAGATAGTTTAAGgtctgttatttattttatttttatataaaatttctgaaTCAAGATTATATGACAATTATCGGTTCTCTTTAATTAACTTAGGTTGGGAGGCAGAGCTTTAACTACTACGCTACGACCTCGTAGTggtaaagaatattataaaatcgatcgaaatatcttGGTGGAACAAGGTCGAACGTCATCTGCCAATTATGCAAATATTACTCCTGTTCTTGAAAAAAGTGAATCTCCTTCACCCGGTTATATAAGCAGCTCACCCTTTGAGCAACCTCAACCTATTCGTGaacactttctttttcctgaagtaaataatgtttattgaaaaaaatgttttataaaaatgtactttgtaattaataattgtcaatCTTACAGGAAGTTTAAATAACGTAACGTCCATAGCATCGTTGTTTTTGGGAAGAAAGTGGAAAACTTGAAGTTCCTAGGAATCCAAAACCCATAGGAGTATTTGCGTTAGAAGGTAATTCGAGTTATTGCCATTATTTACACTATATGCAATGATCTTGTATTTGcacatatatttcttaaaaagcCTTTATGCATGTTTGGTATGTATAC
This portion of the Vespa velutina chromosome 4, iVesVel2.1, whole genome shotgun sequence genome encodes:
- the LOC124948554 gene encoding uncharacterized protein LOC124948554, yielding MVDNNCIIEGNVKFRDGKKWKSRWCVMRKLSPVADCLHLQLYGDSKDRYKQGQTKASLSLQHFLGVESGFTLDKESNTIAIICQDVTVVLAFDTRERLIQWQVKISNNLGEDQQFLILISTAPSKAKLTNGPAHLHIQDRRFCITVGIPPRLVGIWEIAHLRRYGVVEGRFCFEGGSRCGRGEGLHVLITDQGEDIVKTLHLAAEGKLSTKKRPLGRESSIQDSPRRQFSRSETRASDFFPSAVYSSTISYEDHCDSCKNGSSSYWSSAESRQQTDGEGDYSCRDTVSVSELTDQPSEWRTCSLTRQGTTGLERCASCISKLGTVSKSSTLITGTGTSSIGSPAGAVTSLTCHLQPRAFDRLSLSSYSSSSHDSDYSGSQQVDCHCSQSKSSQVRRSSLSPNVLPPRPPKPSQCTAMKKSKKPPMPLPNEQITTNVHIQKSNVQSNVRNSNVGPYENYDVPKAIIGHHMLLEQALQTDQYYDTPRKIRECLTMPKTYPNYDTPQAPQAVVLQQCGCPAKLNVQSPRSSSACPCHNVMSWAGFVLPYCRRGAGIEPMGVTVHPVKLSGEGKMPVVNASGDVSIYATAKRPNKGQADEEKSDENCECVTSSKSTNYENIESVIDTQSESKQTNYANIDFTQSLEHYENSKDILTKSGISQEELEKFADQLKDTKMKASSSEEGSFKICQKCGHIKERDNDYLVMDPDKEIPKKPFTGYLPMQPAHNACSKEVLSRIYNGMKSSSNPTLSGSLSTDGSKKRSDSEYRVPGSAMLSSPYLRRRLLDGSNSVESTGTIGILLRKRSYSAESAHYLDDETHTFPSTLTIHKCSSEADKASLISNEPHTSCMNSEMKISQENGQISAASSQPSFIKIRRSSSVPSKTGHNRDSSSSNDSGVSTGSLSHRTTEFVEFETSSVTLTKKQNALSICRKSPPSTCYHNSLPRKSKSSDPLRELSFQFQKTKIPTKSSSAEADIPTCLPKSTKGFNSPGEISSNAPYIDSRSTSSGTSDMSDYIETLSLSSHSSSDTPDSLRLGGRALTTTLRPRSGKEYYKIDRNILVEQGRTSSANYANITPVLEKSESPSPGYISSSPFEQPQPIREHFLFPEEV